In Macaca fascicularis isolate 582-1 chromosome 15, T2T-MFA8v1.1, one genomic interval encodes:
- the SLC27A4 gene encoding long-chain fatty acid transport protein 4, which produces MLLGASLVGVLLFSKLVLKLPWTQVGFSLLFLYLGSGGWRFIRVFIKTIRRDIFGGLVLLKVKAKVRQCLRERRTVPILFASTVRRHPDKTALIFEGTDTHWTFRQLDEYSSSVANFLQARGLASGDVAAIFMENRNEFVGLWLGMAKLGVEAALINTNLRRDALLHCLTTSRARALVFGSEMASAICEIHASLDPSLSLFCSGSWEPNAVPTSTEHLDPLLEDAPKHLPSCPDKGFTDKLFYIYTSGTTGLPKAAIVVHSRYYRMAALVYYGFRMRPNDIIYDCLPLYHSAGNIVGIGQCLLHGMTVVIRKKFSASRFWDDCIKYKCTIVQYIGELCRYLLNQPPREAENQHQVRMALGNGLRQSIWTNFSSRFHIPQVAEFYGATECNCSLGNFDSQVGACGFNSRILSFVYPIRLVRVNEDTMELIRGPDGICIPCQPGEPGQLVGRIIQKDPLRRFDGYLNQGANNKKIAKDVFKKGDQAYLTGDVLVMDELGYLYFRDRTGDTFRWKGENVSTTEVEGTLSRLLDMADVAVYGVEVPGTEGRAGMAAVASPTGNCDLERFAQDLEKELPLYARPIFLRILPELHKTGTYKLQKTELRKEGFDPAIVKDPLFYLDARKGRYVPLDQEAYSRIQAGEEKL; this is translated from the exons ATGCTGCTTGGAGCCTCTCTAGTGGGGGTGCTGCTGTTCTCCAAGCTGGTGCTGAAACTGCCCTGGACCCAGGTGGGATTCTCCCTGCTGTTCCTCTACTTGGGATCTGGAGGCTGGCGCTTCATCCGGGTCTTCATCAAAACCATCAGGCGCGATATTTT TGGCGGCTTGGTGCTCCTGAAGGTGAAGGCGAAGGTGCGACAGTGCCTGCGGGAGCGGCGGACGGTGCCCATTTTGTTTGCCTCTACCGTTCGGCGCCACCCCGACAAGACGGCCCTGATCTTCGAGGGCACAGATACCCACTGGACCTTCCGCCAGCTGGATGAGTACTCGAGCAGCGTAGCCAACTTCCTGCAGGCCCGGGGCCTGGCCTCGGGGGATGTGGCTGCCATCTTCATGGAGAACCGCAATGAGTTCGTGGGCCTGTGGCTGGGCATGGCCAAGCTCGGTGTGGAGGCGGCCCTCATCAACACCAACCTGCGGCGGGATGCCCTGCTCCACTGCCTCACCACCTCACGTGCACGGGCCCTTGTCTTTGGCAGCGAAATGGCCTCAG CCATCTGTGAGATCCATGCCAGCCTGGACCCCTCGCTCAGTCTCTTCTGCTCTGGCTCCTGGGAGCCCAATGCGGTGCCTACAAGCACAGAACACCTGGACCCTCTGCTGGAAGATGCTCCCAAGCACCTGCCCAGTTGCCCTGACAAGGGCTTCACAG ATAAACTGTTCTACATCTACACATCGGGCACCACAGGGCTGCCCAAGGCCGCCATCGTGGTGCACAGCAG GTATTACCGCATGGCTGCCCTGGTGTACTATGGATTCCGCATGCGGCCCAATGACATCATCTATGACTGCCTCCCCCTCTACCACTCAGCAG GAAACATCGTGGGGATCGGGCAGTGCCTGCTGCATGGCATGACGGTGGTGATTCGGAAGAAATTCTCAGCCTCCCGGTTCTGGGATGATTGTATCAAGTACAAGTGCACG ATTGTGCAGTACATTGGTGAACTGTGCCGCTACCTCCTGAACCAGCCACCGAGGGAGGCAGAAAACCAGCACCAGGTTCGCATGGCACTAGGCAACGGCCTCCGGCAGTCCATCTGGACCAACTTTTCCAGCCGCTTCCACATACCCCAGGTGGCTGAGTTCTATGGGGCCACGGAGTGcaactgtagcctgggcaacttCGACAGCCAG GTGGGGGCCTGTGGCTTCAACAGCCGCATCCTGTCCTTCGTGTACCCCATCCGGTTGGTACGTGTCAACGAGGACACCATGGAGCTGATCCGGGGGCCCGATGGCATCTGCATTCCCTGCCAGCCAG GTGAGCCGGGCCAGCTGGTGGGCCGCATCATCCAGAAGGACCCCCTGCGCCGCTTCGATGGCTACCTCAACCAGGGCGCCAACAACAAGAAGATTGCCAAGGACGTCTTCAAGAAGGGGGACCAGGCCTACCTTACTG GTGATGTGCTGGTGATGGACGAGCTGGGCTACCTGTACTTCCGAGACCGCACTGGGGACACGTTCCGCTGGAAAGGTGAGAACGTGTCCACCACCGAGGTGGAAGGCACACTCAGCCGCCTGCTGGACATGGCTGACGTGGCCGTGTATGGTGTCGAGGTGCCAG GAACCGAGGGCCGGGCCGGAATGGCTGCCGTGGCCAGCCCCACTGGCAACTGTGACCTGGAGCGCTTTGCTCAGGACTTGGAGAAGGAACTGCCCCTGTATGCGCGCCCCATCTTCCTGCGCATCCTGCCTGAGCTGCACAAAACAG GGACCTACAAGTTGCAGAAGACAGAGCTACGGAAGGAGGGCTTTGACCCGGCTATTGTGAAAGACCCGCTGTTCTATCTAGATGCCCGGAAGGGCCGCTACGTCCCGTTGGACCAAGAGGCCTACAGCCGCATCCAGGCAGGCGAGGAGAAGCTGTGA